A genomic window from Triticum urartu cultivar G1812 chromosome 7, Tu2.1, whole genome shotgun sequence includes:
- the LOC125520370 gene encoding uncharacterized protein LOC125520370 — protein sequence MSAASGFVAVPRCPVIFDGTNYTEFTGFMRIHMRGIRLWGVLSGEVCCPPRPVPPVAPTPPTPSVLPTDANQAAKDAAKVADEAADRAYDERVLAYEEALQLYHGALSAYTQWLDDDARAAAVLTASVLPQFASEFLGLSTVFEMWIRLRERYQPSGDALYLSVIRQEHALQQGDSTVDDFYAQSSAIWRQLDSLRSAGCRTCPCCQAVQANLEFHRVYEFLSRLRKEFEPRRAQLFARGRISLMEALSEIRVEETRLRGAGLLEVPSVLATRAPSTTSRSSAPPLLPTPSGGSGRPRPHCAYCNNDGHLESQCYTKKKHLRKAQSSSSGTSSSTSTASAIALTEQDILRLKRLLAASGSSSTGTAGSVTDASRTEQSPSTQSGPSHAHSGWGWPSPP from the exons ATGTCTGCTGCATCGGGTTTTGTTGCTGTCCCTCGCTGTCCGGTGATCTTTGATGGTACTAACTACACCGAGTTCACTGGCTTCATGCGCATTCACATGCGTGGCATTCGTCTTTGGGGTGTTCTTTCTGGCGAGGTCTGCTGTCCGCCACGTCCAGTTCCTCCGGTGGCCCCTACTCCGCCAACTCCATCGGTTCTTCCTACGGATGCTAATCAGGCCGCCAAGGATGCGGCTAAGGTTGCTGATGAGGCTGCTGATCGTGCTTATGATGAGAGGGTTTTGGCTTATGAGGAGGCTCTTCAGTTGTATCATGGTGCTCTGTCTGCTTACACCCAGTGGCTTGATGATGATGCTCGTGCTGCAGCTGTTCTCACTGCTAGTGTTCTGCCTCAGTTTGCTTCTGAATTTCTGGGTCTTTCTACTGTCTTTGAGATGTGGATCCGTCTTCGTGAGCGCTATCAGCCCTCTGGTGATGCCCTATACCTCTCTGTGATCCGTCAGGAGCATGCTCTTCAGCAGGGTGACTCTACTGTTGATGACTTCTATGCACAGAGTTCTGCTATCTGGCGTCAGCTTGATTCTCTCCGTAGTGCTGGGTGTCGTACCTGCCCCTGTTGCCAGGCTGTCCAGGCCAATTTGGAGTTTCATCGCGTCTATGAGTTCTTGTCTCGGCTCCGTAAGGAGTTTGAGCCCCGGCGTGCTCAGTTGTTTGCTCGTGGCCGTATTTCTCTCATGGAGGCGCTTTCTGAGATTCGTGTAGAGGAGACTCGCTTACGTGGTGCTGGTTTGCTGGAGGTTCCCTCTGTGCTTGCTACTCGTGCTCCATCGACCACTTCTCGCTCTAGTGCTCCGCCGCTCTTGCCCACTCCTTCTGGAGGCTCAGGTCGCCCCCGTCCACACTGCGCCTATTGCAACAATGATGGTCATCTTGAGTCTCAGTGCTACACGAAGAAGAAACACCTGCGCAAGGCTCAATCATCATCTTCAGGGACTTCGTCGTCTACCTCGACAGCTTCAGCCATTGCTTTGACTGAGCAGGATATTCTGAGACTTAAGCGTCTGCTCGCGGCTTCAGGTTCTTCCTCGACGGGTACTGCCGGTTCTGTGACTGATGCTTCCCGCACTGAGCAATCACCCTCTACACAGTCAG GACCGTCACACGCACACTCTGGTTGGGGCTGGCCCTCGCCGCCGTGA